The following coding sequences lie in one Apus apus isolate bApuApu2 chromosome 16, bApuApu2.pri.cur, whole genome shotgun sequence genomic window:
- the LOC127391310 gene encoding vacuolar protein sorting-associated protein 29-like, with translation MLVLVLGDLHIPHRCRGLPGKFKKLLVPGKIQHILCTGNLCSQESYDYLRTLAGDIHVVRGDSESLNYPEEKVVTVGQFKIGLIHGHQVIPWGDVASLALLQRQLDVDILISGHTHRFEAFEHENKFYINPGSATGAYSALEMNIIPSFVLMDIQASTVVAYVYQLIEDDVKVERIEFKKH, from the exons ATG TTGGTGTTAGTGTTGGGGGACCTGCACATCCCACACCGGTGCCGGGGGCTGCCGGGGAAGTTCAAGAAGCTGCTGGTTCCGGGCAAGATTCAGCACATCTTGTGCACAGGAAACCtctgcagccaggagagctACGACTACCTGAGGACTCTGGCTGGGGATATCCATGTTGTTAGGGGGGACTCTGAG agCCTGAATTATCCTGAAGAGAAGGTTGTAACTGTTGGGCAGTTCAAAATTGGGCTGATTCATGGCCATCAAGTTATTCCCTGGGGTGATGTGgccagcctggcactgctgcagaggcagctggacGTGGACATTCTCATctcaggacacacacacagatttgAAGCATTTGAGCACGAAAATAAATTCTACATCAACCCAGGATCAGCTACAGGAGCCTACAGTGCTTTGGAAAT gaaCATCATCCCTTCGTTTGTCCTGATGGATATCCAGGCTTCCACAGTTGTGGCTTATGTCTACCAGCTAATTGAGGATGATGTGAAAGTAGAAAGAATCGAGTTTAAGAAGCACTGA
- the VPREB3 gene encoding pre-B lymphocyte protein 3 isoform X2, with amino-acid sequence MALACMVLLLAGVVGTAGRAQPLLTQPSSVLVLPGQTARLSCTLSPPYNISQFGISWYQQRPGHSLRYLLYYNSERDQHKPDQVPERFSATKDLPSNACILLIASACQEDNGTYYCSLARAFSWV; translated from the exons aTGGCCCTGGCTTGCatggtcctgctgctggcaggggtggTGGGGACAG ctggcagggctcagcCCCTCCTGACCCAGCCGTCCTCCGTGCTGGTGCTGCCCGGGCAGACTGCTCGGCTCTCCTGCACCCTGAGCCCCCCGTACAACATCAGCCAGTTCGGCATCTCCTGGTACCAGCAGCGCCCGGGGCACTCCCTGAGGTATCTGCTCTATTACAACTCCGAGCGAGACCAGCACAAGCCCGACCAGGTTCCCGAGCGCTTCTCCGCCACCAAGGACCTGCCCAGCAACGCCTGCATCCTCCTCATCGCATCCGCCTGCCAGGAAGACAACGGCACCTACTACTGCTCCCTCGCACGGGCCTTCAGCTGGGTTTAG
- the VPREB3 gene encoding pre-B lymphocyte protein 3 isoform X1 translates to MVCAGLGGEAVAENHQEHLQQVVLSLDPSWAECWHCWSCGASACLLKQEAAACAWLWCCVWFVKVSHEDEDTALKVHQLLVVGCRQGRRYKSGHPESRNPVDVARDQQRAETCLLSQPAKGTLSMAQPPVHPVAKGLKQKNWV, encoded by the exons ATGGTGTGTGCAGGTCTGGGTGGAGAAGCTGTTGCAGAGAACCATCAGGAGCACCTGCAGCAGGTGGTGCTGTCCCTTGACCCATCTTGGGCTgagtgctggcactgctggagtTGTGGGGCCTCTGCATGTCTCTTgaagcaggaggctgcagcttgTGCCTGGCTGTGGTGCTGTGTTTGGTTTGTCAAG GTCAGCCATGAGGATGAGGACACGGCACTGAAGGTTCACCAGCTCTTGGTGGTTGGCTGCAGACAGGGAAGGAGATACAAGTCTGGTCACCCTGAATCCAGGAACCCTGTGGATGTGGCAAGAGATCAGCAAAGGGCTGAGACCTGTCTGCTGTCACAGCCAGCAAAG GGCACTCTGAGCATGGCCCAGCCTCCTGTGCACCCAGTGGCAAAGGGCCTGAAGCAGAAGAACTGGGTGTAA
- the CHCHD10 gene encoding coiled-coil-helix-coiled-coil-helix domain-containing protein 10, mitochondrial: MARGGRSVGRPAAAPAAPAPSPPPAAPVPAAQPAQPGLMAQMASTAAGVAVGSAVGHVVGSAITGAFSGGSSEPAKTAAPVQEPRQQPASPYGPCHYEMKQFLECATNQRDLTLCEGFNEALKQCKYSNGVSSLL; the protein is encoded by the exons ATGGCGCGCGGCGGCAGGAGCGTGGGGCGGCCCGCGGCGGCACCGGCAGCGCCGGCACCGAG CCCCCCCCCGGCGGCCCCGGTGCCGGCGGCGCAGCCGGCGCAGCCCGGGCTGATGGCGCAGATGGCCAGCACGGCGGCCGGCGTGGCCGTGGGCTCCGCCGTGGGACACGTCGTGGGCAGCGCCATCACCGGCGCCTTCAGCGGGGGCTCCTCGGAACCGGCCAAGACGGCGGCTCCCGTGCAG GAGCCCCGGCAGCAGCCCGCGTCACCCTACGGGCCCTGCCACTATGAGATGAAGCAGTTCTTGGAATGTGCCACCAACCAGAGAGACCTGACCTTGTGCGAGGGCTTCAATGAGGCTCTGAAGCAGTGCAAGTACAGCAACG gtgtttcttctctcctgtga